The genomic DNA agctgtgattgacagctggaatCGTCCAATGGGAGGCTTGAATAACAATGACAACCAGTCAACATGTCATGACTGGTTGTGACTTGTTTGTGGTCAGCTCAGATCGCTCTCTTTTTCAGAccagactttttttgttgtggccTCTAATCGttgataataatactaataaaaataataataataacaataatgatgataataattgtgtgtgtgcagttttcCCAAACCTTCTGTAtgtggacccactttttaaatatgacaaacTATCGTGACACAAATCACAGTATTAATCTTGACAAAAGCAAATTTGTGCTTAACGTGGCAGCTAATGTGCGGCCATATCTGTTCCACCGAACATCGTGTTAAACcacgttatttaaaacatcttcacataaatcttaactCAAAGTTTGGGGAAAATTAAGCAAATTTGATTTTGGGACCGGACTCAAATCTGCCGTGACCCATCGGAGGGTCTCGACCCAAGCATTGGGAACCCCTGATCTGTGGCACATTTAGTAGCTAAAACTTTTGAGTAAGTAGAAAAATATTTAGCGTTTATAACAaagttctcatggagaccaaaacctagaaactcatttctgaagaactggttaagtttaggtctAGGATTtggattgtggttaggttagtaaggttagtgttagacatgaagtggttatggttaaggctttgtttaggctgcacagtgtgtgtgtctcggtCAGTGTGgggtcatctctctctctctgacgccAGCTCTCACTAATTATCTGCTCTCTTGTCTTCACCCGAGGACACACTCAGGCGAGAGGAGAAAATCCTCTCGGGCTCGTTCTGTCTGTCTCGGGCGGCCAGATAAGGTCCGATCAGTGGACGCGTGACTGACAGCTCCATCAGATTACTGTGGGGAAACATGTCGATGCAGTTTGCTCATGTTTCATCAAACACGCAGCTGTTTTTGTGGTCATGCAACGACTCGCTTCACATTTTAGGGAAATCGTGTCCTTTAATATAAGCAGTGAGTACTCGTCCACGTTAATGAGTCAATAAATCCATTTCATCTTTCAACATTTCTCCTCATGCTAGCTTAGCTCACAGGTAACTTTGGCCATAATATATTCTTTAAGttaatcttttgtttttaatcctcAAAGAAAGGGTTCGCGTCCATCTTAATGCTATCTTAGCTCACATGTTAGTTTAATGATCAAAGAATGCTAGCCCACTTTATAGGTGAGTTTGGCTAACTTATTagccaaattattattattgttattcttcttcttattattattattatgattattattattactattattattattgttgttgttgttgttgttgttgttgttgttgttgttattattattattattattatgattattgttcatcatcatcatttattgataataataataagattatCAAATATGGAGGCAgtttatgttacattacatgtcatttagcagacgcttttatccaaagcgacttacaatggaattgagtacaatcagccaggggtggagttgaacttgcgaccattgcgaccatgatgtcttgcgcacacagggtactggtcttaaccactgagccaccctCCTGTCCGTCTTAATGCTAGCTGACCTCACAGGTGATAATTTGGCTAACATTAGCTGTATTCTGTTCGAAGCAGGGGACGGTTCTCTTCCATCTTAATACTAGCCTAGCTCACAGGTATTTTTATAGCTAACTTAAGTTGTAAAGCAGGGTTTTGGCACATAGCCACCCTCATGCTAGCTTACCTTACAGGTGAACGTTAGGCTAACTTTAGTCTGTTCCTTAGCTTAAACTTTAGTTTTTCGTTATCACGTCGCTTCACATCCGTATTTTTATTCATTGCTGCGAATTCAACGACTGCACTTTGTCATTTTCCCAAACTATTGTCTATTTTAATTTACTGCTTGTAATTTGCCGTTTTgaactttgttgtgttttttatggcGGTTGTTGCTGAACCCTTGGTCAGGTCGTCCCTCGTAAAAGAGAACCTggttacctggttaaataaatgttaaataaataataggaAATCCTCATTTAAGACTAACTTCACAGCTGGTAGTTTGACTAAGACTGCGGTGAATgtttactacaaaataaatctGGAAAACAGTTCTGTTAGTGAGTGAgtttaaatacactgtaaaacacgACATTTCCTCTGCATGTTCTTCATAAACGAACTGGACCAACGTGACTTTTCATGTGACATGTAAACGCCTGTGATGAGGTGCACATGTGCTGCCGACGGATGCCAACTGTGCCACGTCACGGCACCGCACGACAGTTTGTCACAGAAATATGATTATGTCTGAGAAATCGGAGCTGCTTGTttgtaaaataaacagaatCACATGGCAGCCATCGTAAagacagagcacacacacacacacacacacacactacattacACAACCtaaaaaatataagaaatgatTGGAATTATTctggattttttctttcttagtCTCGCTGTTAAACATGTTAATGTAATCTCACGATGTGAACACATGCCAGAcgcattcatgtgtgtgtatacacagaaAATTCAGTTATATACAGTAGTTATAGAAGTACattatgtatatacagtggTTTAAGCAGCAGATCACACTAACGTCGCTTTAAATGTCCGTCTGTTAAATATTTACCTGCGTATAAACACACTGATTTGACATGATCACTATTTACAGACTCCACTTTAATCCCAGAGACAATAATAAAGATATAGTGTGTCGTTAAAGGCCTAATCTGTcatttaaatatacacaatGTACCGAAAACATGGATTAAGGTTTTCTGATGGTGTTCAGCCGAGCCCCGAATGCAGTGTGGATGTGCGGTGAAcacggtgtgaacacagcatcagagcaatcgccactgatgctgtgttcacacgGTGTGGATGCGGTGTGAAcacggtgtgaacacagcatcagAGCAATCACCACTGATGCTGTGTGAACGTGGTGTGGATGTGGTATGAATGCGGTGTGAACACGGTGTGAAcacggtgtgaacacagcatcagAGCAATCGCCACTGATGCTGTGTGAACACGGTGTGGATGCGGTGTGAACACGGTGTGAACACGGTGTGAACGCGGTGTGAATGCGGTGTCAGAGCAATCGCCACTGATGCTGTGTGAACACGGTGTGGATGCGGTGTGAAcacggtgtgaacacagcatcagAGCAATCACCACTGATGCTGTGTGAACGTGGTGTGGATGTGGTATGAATGCGGTGTGAAcacggtgtgaacacagcatcagagcaatcgccactgatgctgtgttcacacgGTGTGGATGCGGTGTGGATGGGGTGTGAACACGGTGTGAACGCGGTGTGAATGCGGTGTCAGAGCAATCGCCACTGATGCTGTGTGAACACGGTGTGGATGCGGTGTGAAcacggtgtgaacacagcatcagAGCAATCGTCACCGCTGACCAtcgtgaaagacaaaaacattgcaTAATCTTAATTATAGTTTTTAATGATAAAGTGTtaacccttgttttttttgttttgttttccacactTACGTGTGCACCATGTGACCAACCTGAAAGTAAGCACCATGTGACCAGGTGGTGGTttatttaatatacagtataacactCTTTACATCCCACGTTAAAAGCCGTCTACACcaccgacaacaacaacaacaacaacaacacggacACTTCATCATCACCGTCGACATCACAACATTTACACAGTTCAACGTTACacaagaacagagagagagagagagagagagaggttcacacacacacacacactgtataacgactgatgatgtcatcaggaagtttcaaaaaaatgaaaaaagggctgtttttttttttggtccttttGGCCACATTGCACATAAATATATTCATTAAGTTGATTACAGAGCACAGCAGCGccccctatgtgtgtgtgtgtgtgtgtgtgtgtgtgtgtgtatctcaaCGCTGCACAGACATGCATCAGGTCTTttagggtcagaggtcacaggttAGTGTAGCCTTCCACTGACATCACACACGTGGTGAGTGATTGTGAAAGGAGGagttttaaagggacagttcaggcaAATCCCCCAGAAATCTTCAAACCCACTTTAAAAACCGTgttccattgttgtctgttgagattttgctttgtttttatatttaattgccgtctgtgtctgtttgtttttttaaatgtggagttcccatcttttgttttttcctccatctgttttTGTGGAAGTGACAATAAAACGGATCATGATTTTTGGAGCagggttgttttatttttacgaGGTGtttggagagggagagacgagtgagaaccagaaccagaaccagaaccagaaaaTCAAACAGGCATTAATTCATATTAAAGATGAAGagcaaaaaatataaaaaaaaaaaaagaaaaaaaaaagacgaagagcagaggggaaaaaagaataaCACATCAATAGTATTCTTACACTTCTCTGTATTTTTAAGATTCTATAAGTTTACCATATTCTCTGACTCCTTTACGCGGCgcgtaaataaaaacattagtgACTAATATTAGAAGAATATTTTTATATTGACTAAGTTAAGCCTAAACACCGAAGCtcagttttgacatttttaagccactttattagggacaCTTGTTTAACTCACTTTTATTAAGAATGATCcaaaatgaagagaaatgatACCAGTGACTAGAGGTTCTgtgtgaggtcaaaggtcaaaggtttgAAATGAACTGGAATTAATCACAGATGAAGACTTTACTGCCAGtcttgtgtacctaataaagtggctgtgagtgtattttaatatatatgtacatatgtacatatatatgtacatatatgtatatgtacatatacatatatatatacatatatgtgtatatatatacatacatatatatgtatatgtacatacatatatgtacatatatgtatatatgtatatgtacatacatataagtacatatatgtatatatgtatatgtacatatatgtacatatatacatacatatatacatgtatatgtacatatatacatgtatatgtacatatatgtatatgtatattctcTTTGGCTTTTGgctttagtctgtttttgtttttctgcctctgctcaTTTGCCGCGTGTTCCTCtccaaacacatgaaaaaaccctgaactatccctttaaaatgttgctttttttctaTTGAAATGATTAGAATATTCAACAgaaatcctgtgtttgtttgtttgtgtcgaGGTAAACAAGAGTTTAGAGTCAAACCTCCGAACACAGAGAGTTtccccttctttttcttttcttttcttttcttccttgcCTCCTTGCCTCCTTGCTTCCTTCCTTGCCTCCTTGCCTTGTGTTCAGACTCAGCTACTGTTTGAGTTCCAGAGCCCACACGTGCTGAGGCCATCCTGTCCGTCCTTTACTCTTCTTGTCTCCCGGTAACGACGTCGATGACGACATTGACGTTGACGTTGATGATGACAACGatgaagatgacgatgatgacgtCGTCGTCTTGGGCACatccacctgcacacacacacacacacacatttattatcacGCATgttgaaacacaaacatctaaATTCTCAGTTcatcatttaataaaaaaaacacgtttttgtgacacatttctggtaaaaataaaaaataaaaaacaataacgaATAAACGTACGTTTATTTAAAGATGTGTTAattaaacaatgaataaaaacGAGTaaaattgtctgtgtgtgtgtgcgcgcgcgcccGTCAGttaaatttagattttcttCGATGTTCATGAAGCAAGAACTAAATCTAACTAATAATCCcctaataattataataaccaTAATTATAATTCTGTTTATATATGATCTTACGTCAAACATTATTACCATTGTTTATTATAAGattatgttattgttgcttTTTATTGCATTCcgtcaataaataataattatgtttgtttatagGTTACAACaaggaagttgttttttttctccaaagaaAATActattacatatttaaaataataatcagaatcagaatcataataataataaaataagtacATGCGAAAACAGCACGCGAACAAATGCGTGCGCGCGATGAATcatgtaaaagaagaagaagaagaaacagttTGACTGTGATAATCTACGTCACTATTCACTGGCGCGTGACTGTGGTGTCCCACTGTGGTCATCTGACATCAATCTGATAATTTGATAattttgatttgttgttgttgatgtttgttgaTCTCAAACAGCTGTTTGTTGCATAAAAAATCTGACCCACTTTTTTCAGGATTATTTTTGCAgatttaaaatatcaaattcAACAGAATATAACCGTTAATCTGCGGCTCAGCGCGTGATAATCACGTTTTTTTaggattattttgtgacttgtattaaaaatatagtttaatcaaaataaagtgttgacAAATGTTTGACCGTATTAATGCAACATGTTTCAAATATGAGAAAAACGTGAAGAAGAATAAATCATCAGTGCTGACGCAGCTGCTTTCGTTTGACACGAGAAAAAAATCACGCtcaaaatatttgaaaatatcaataaataaagcgCGTGAACAAAGATAAAAACGTTCACGTGCAGCCTTTGTTTGAACGATCATCTCACTAAACACGCGGATTACTGATGACgtcattaatttaaaaaataaaacacaattgtgTTTCGATGCAGAAAAATTCACCTTAAAACTCGTGTAAAACATATTATTGTTACAGCACGTGTGTGAGGAACTAGTTAAATTACTAGTTAGCAGTTAGTTAGCAGTCACACTCATTATGAAGTGAGCGTCACTGACAATGTTGATTTCACATGATTTTGAAGTTGATATTTcttgttatttcatgttttctAAACTCTGCTGTAACATCTCAGAATGAATGTCCTCAaggattcttttcttttctgaaacAGTTTCACTGAAATGAATCATTTACGACATTTAAAACAGCACTGTATGtaaaaaataacactttcaaatgttattgtgttcatttatatttttttgaattACTTTTGATATAAATTCAAATCAAACTCCAGCAGCGTCTTCTGTCACAACCTGGATCCACAGATTATCTCAATCTAAACTAAATAAATCCCCTCCTGTTTGTGTAGAAATGATATGAATTAGTAAAATCAGAGTTTTCCCTTCAGTAAATCTGCCACTAAAAATGATTTCCCACAGATTATTCTACAATCTCTACATCAACCTCACTCTAATCCAATAAATGACAACGAGTGCCTGTTTAATCTGAGACAATTGGATTATTGGATTATCCTATcctagaaaaacaacaattcaattccaataaaatgacattaaatgtaggtgaaataaataattgtggATAGATATTGTAGCCTAGTCAGTGGATTATTATTCCACTgtaatctaaataaatccacaaTCCAGACTGAAATAATCCAGagtaataaagtaaataaaacaaagaaaagtaaacaattctccattttgaaaacattacaAACTTCctgaaataaatctgtttttttaatttaaagaattACACTTTTTATTCCTTTATGTAAACGTGTAAAGTCAattgatatatgtatatatgtatatgtatgtatatatgtactgtatatatatgtgtatgtatatatgtataaatatatatatatatatatgtgtgtatatatacacatagagACATATGTATAAACAGCCATGAACCAGCAGATACATGTGcgtcacaaacagcagcagataaaGAGACGAGCGTGGTCTTACAGTTCAGTTCTATTCTTGTGTAGAGTAAAGAGGACACATGTATatcatgtacatgtatatatacatgatatatgtacatgtatatatacacatgagatgtgtatatatacatgtgtcaGATGTAAATAAAGCTGCCTGAGCAGTGTGATCTGACTCCTGTGTGAAAACAGCATTAATCACAAGATAAACTCTCAAATATTGAACATATAGATTCATGTTGATCTGCAGCTGCATATAGATTGTATATAGGACCAACACAGTTGCCATAGCAACCAGTTTCATGACCACTGCCTCTACTCTTGCATTAGATCagtgtggagctgctgcagctgtgatgatgatgacgatgatgatgatgatgatgaggattaTTATCGtattaacaaaaaacaatttaaatagtTTAGTTATGGATGATTAGTGATTCATGTGACTGCTTCACTTTTCTATAAAAGCAGCTCATATGTATGAATATATGAGCTGCAGCATCTTGATCTATAATGACAATAtcattatatataataacattatcattatatataataacattatcattattattatcgttatatataataacattattattattatatagaataatattatcattatatataataacattatcattattattatcattatatagaataacattatcattattattatcattatatataaaaacattattattatatagaataatattatcattattattatcatgattatatataataacattattattattatatagaataatattatcattatatataataatatatatatatattttatattatcattatataataacattatcattattattattataatatatattgacTTTCTCTGTTTACTTTCTACTCACTGAGTTCACAGAGTTTAAGAGTTTCCTCCACtggagtggtgtgtgtgtgtgtgtgtgtgtgtgtgtgagtgtgtgtgtgtgtgtgagtgagagagagagagagagtgagtgtgtgtgtgtgagtgtgtaatgtTGTTTACTTTGGACaaactgactctgtgtgtgtgtgtgtgtgtgtgtagcacaaGCTGTGatttaaagagaaataaaatatgaattattaaatGAGTTATTATCAGGGTCACGTTCTTGCAGCTACTTCCGGTTTTTATCGTcggtcaggaaaaaaaagttcctTCTCACGTGACTTTATTGTGTCGCGttttttagaaaatattcacagaatATATATATGACGTAGAAAAGAATGACgtagataataaaataatttaaatgtggcggcaattttttttactaagcaaaaaagcaaaaaacggCTGAATTTATAatagtttatattattatttatttgaaattataGTTTAAGAATTATAAAACACATGTATTTGATAAAACTgaattttattataatttaaatttttataaaatatacaatcatttaaataaacgTGTTTTCAACATAAATCTTTACGAGgattgaattaaaaataatcatgatattaaataataaagatgCTAAAGATGTTATTATGACTGGTTTTATactttaatacaaataaaatgtttacatatttacatatattatattcacacacacatacacacgtgtaCGTGTATACGTGTGTGAATATGAATCCGCTGAGATTTCCACTCTTTTTATAAACTCGTCTAAtattaaaagtgtgtttatgtttaaagaCTAAATCTGACCTGAATCACGTGATAAAGTTGTTCATTTTCTCTCTAACTTTTActaaaaactctttttttgggACCAAATGTAGAATTTAAGAGTAAAAGTTATGATTTACTCTCATCATTTCTTTGCCATATTTTTGccgtgttttctttgtgtttttgctgtgttttcgttgtgtttttgctgtgtttttgctgtgttttctttgtgtttttgctgtgtttctgctgtgtttttgctgtgtttttgctgtgttttcgttgtgtttttgctgtgtttctgctgtgtttttgctgtgtttttgctgtgttttctttgtgtttttgctgtgtttctgctgtgtttttgctgtgtttttgctgtgttttcgctgtgtttttgctgtgtttttgttgtgtttctgctgtgtttttgctgtgtttttgctgtgtttttgctgtgttttcgtTGTGTTTCTGCCGTGTTGTCGTTGTGCTGTCTCTCGGGCTCTTACCGCCTCTCTCTTCCTGCGCTCCTCTCGCGCCTCAGTCTTTTTCAGCTCGGCCTTGAAAGCCTGCGTGTCCCCGTGCTGTCCGTCCTTGTCCAGGATGTCCATCAGGTAGGAGATGTAGCTGGTCGCGAGCCGCAGCGTCTTGATCTTGGACAGCTTGGTGTCCGCGGGGACGTTGGGGATGCACTCGCGCAGCTCCGCGAACGCCGAGTTGATGCTCTGCGTCCGCCGCCTCTCCTTGCGGTTGGCCGTGGGTCTCCGCTTCACGGGCCGCGGGTGcgcgtggtggtggtggtgcataCCCACGGTAGCTCCGTTCACGGCCCCGGGGACCAGCGC from Solea solea chromosome 10, fSolSol10.1, whole genome shotgun sequence includes the following:
- the hand2 gene encoding heart- and neural crest derivatives-expressed protein 2; translation: MSLVSGFPHHPVVHHHDTHHYSIHAAATAARCHEDTGAPPYFTSWLISHADMSPAEYSLAPGYSPEYHGNSGSGSTTSTGLDPHHHHHHYGAGALVPGAVNGATVGMHHHHHAHPRPVKRRPTANRKERRRTQSINSAFAELRECIPNVPADTKLSKIKTLRLATSYISYLMDILDKDGQHGDTQAFKAELKKTEAREERRKREAVDVPKTTTSSSSSSSLSSSTSTSMSSSTSLPGDKKSKGRTGWPQHVWALELKQ